Proteins co-encoded in one Gossypium arboreum isolate Shixiya-1 chromosome 11, ASM2569848v2, whole genome shotgun sequence genomic window:
- the LOC108473391 gene encoding choline transporter protein 1-like: MRGPLGAVIGRYQSSDGTTEIGGIIRHNRKCRDIVFLVIFIAFWVAMIVNSSFGFNQGNPLRLTYGLDYKGNLCGDKHAHPGLRKLELKYWLNPNQVYQSGVKDSQFQLSNARSICLWDCPTPSEDSLNWVCEYPEGDIRLSMRDWINRNYDYYEFLTPEMRNTSLQLQGPCYPVIFPSVNVYWSCQFIARASNISLRHWQQMGGVNINEDMVIDKSIHRSINSRSSVLKRYMADIGKSWPVLIVCGGMLPLFLSVIWLLMIRHFVSAMPWITVALFNILIITVTMFYYLKAGWIGNDAISPIIGEHDPYINVFGRELHHLRAVAILMTFVMVVSILTSIAIVRRILMATSVLKVAAKVIGEVQALIIFPIIPYAILAIFYMFWISAALHLFSSGQVVKNNCNTNCCAYDLVAKKVNCDGCCGYSIHYTPHIAVAIFFHLFGGYWATQFFIACSSTVIAGSVASYYWARGETSPEIPFLPVFASMKRLIRYNLGSVALGSLVVSFVESIRFILESIRRKLKVAGVTSDGWFGKIGNHTSQGCLRCVEWTIKSVNRNAYIMIAITGKSFFKASEIATELIMNNILRIGKVNVIGDVILFLGKLCVSLSSAVFGFLMLDTYKYRAAHNKISSPLLPVLICWALGYVVATLFFAVVEMSIDTIILSFCQDSEEHQGTAQYAPPLLIETLGDQNEMQRLTQ; the protein is encoded by the exons atgagGGGTCCTTTGGGGGCAGTAATAGGAAGGTATCAATCAAGTGATGGAACTACAGAAATTGGAGGGATCATTAGACACAACAGGAAATGTAGAGATAttgtttttcttgtaatttttatagcaTTTTGGGTTGCTATGATTGTTAACTCTAGCTTTGGGTTTAATCAAGGAAACCCATTAAg GCTTACATATGGTCTTGACTACAAAGGGAACTTATGCGGTGACAAACATGCTCATCCTGGCCTTCGTAAGTTAGAACTCAAGTATTGGTTGAATCCGAATCAGGTTTACCAAAGTGGTGTCAAGGACAGTCAATTCCAATTGTCTAATGCTCGGAGTATATGCTTATGGGATTGTCCTACTCCATCAGAAGATTCACTAAATTGGGTCTGTGAGTATCCAGAAGGGGATATCCGCCTCTCAATGCGTGACTGGATCAATagaaattatgattattatgaatTCCTTACACCAGAAATGAGAAATACTTCTCTTCAACTTCAGGGTCCATGTTACCCTGTTATATTTCCGAGTGTGAATG TTTACTGGAGCTGCCAATTCATTGCCCGTGCATCAAACATATCTTTGCGGCATTGGCAACAGATGGGTGGAGTGAATATCAATGAGGATATGGTAATAGACAAGTCCATTCACAGGTCCATCAATTCCCGGTCATCTGTCTTAAAG CGTTACATGGCTGATATTGGAAAATCATGGCCGGTATTGATAGTTTGTGGAGGGATGTTACCACTATTTCTGTCAGTGATATGGCTGTTAATGATTCGCCATTTTGTTTCTGCAATGCCTTGGATCACAGTTGCTCTCTTCAACATTCTCATAATAACGGTTACAATGTTTTACTACTTAAAAG CTGGATGGATTGGGAACGATGCCATATCCCCTATCATTGGTGAGCATGATCCATATATAAATGTTTTCGGACGG GAACTACATCATCTACGTGCTGTTGCCATTCTTATGACATTTGTTATGGTTGTTTCCATCCTAACGTCAATTGCAATTGTTCGCCGCATCTTAATGGCAACATCTGTCCTCAAG GTTGCTGCAAAAGTCATTGGCGAAGTTCAAGCATTGATAATTTTTCCAATCATACCATATGCAATTCTTGCGATCTTTTACATGTTCTGGATATCGGCTGCCCTTCATCTGTTCAGTTCTGGTCAGGTTGTCAAGAACAACTGTAATACCAACTGCTGTGCTTATGATCTTGTGGCGAAAAAGGTGAATTGTGATGGTTGCTGTGGTTATAGCATCCATTACACCCCGCATATTGCTGTTGCCATCTTCTTCCACCTATTTGGTGGTTATTGGGCTACGCAATTTTTTATAGCGTGTTCTTCAACCGTGATTGCGGGTTCTGTTGCTTCTTACTATTGGGCTCGGGGTGAAACATCG CCAGAGATCCCATTTCTTCCTGTTTTTGCCTCTATGAAGCGTCTTATACGATACAACCTTGGGTCAGTGGCCCTTGGCTCATTGGTTGTATCCTTTGTGGAATCAATTCGTTTCATTCTTGAGTCAATTCGTCGTAAACTCAAAGTTGCTGGTGTTACATCAGATGGTTGGTTTGGAAAGATCGGAAATCATACTTCACAGGGATGTTTGAGATGTGTTGAGTGGACTATCAAATCAGTGAATCGCAATGCTTATATAATG ATTGCTATAACTGGGAAAAGCTTTTTCAAGGCTTCTGAAATCGCGACAGAATTGATCATGAATAACATCCTTCGAATAGGGAAGGTGAACGTGATAGGAGATGTTATTCTGTTTCTCGGAAAGTTATGTGTCAGCCTTTCAAGTGCTGTCTTCGGTTTCCTAATGTTGGATACCTACAAGTATCGAGCTGCTCATAACAAAATATCCTCCCCATTGCTTCCGGTCCTG ATTTGTTGGGCTCTCGGTTACGTGGTTGCAACCCTCTTCTTTGCTGTGGTGGAGATGTCGATCGATACCATAATTCTTTCATTCTGCCAGGATTCGGAGGAGCATCAAGGCACCGCTCAATATGCACCTCCGCTTCTCATTGAAACACTCGGTGACCAAAATGAGATGCAGAGACTTACTCAATGA